A stretch of Mycobacterium sp. ITM-2016-00316 DNA encodes these proteins:
- a CDS encoding TetR/AcrR family transcriptional regulator, which translates to MASPRDRMVASAALLIRERGAHATAISDVLEHSGAPRGSAYHHFPGGRTQLLCEAVDFANNHIARRIAAATSALDALDTVVDGFRSQLTETGFRAGCPVAAVAVEADNPPVVERAAAAFVRWTGLIEQLLRSDGATADRAAELAMLTTTAIEGAVLVARTTGDTGALDMVHRQLRALVTAATGEGKSGNA; encoded by the coding sequence ATGGCCTCGCCCCGTGACCGCATGGTCGCCTCCGCGGCGCTGCTCATCCGCGAACGCGGCGCACATGCCACGGCGATCTCAGACGTCCTCGAGCACAGCGGCGCACCGCGCGGTTCGGCCTACCACCACTTCCCCGGCGGGCGCACCCAACTGCTCTGCGAGGCGGTCGATTTCGCCAATAATCACATCGCGCGCCGGATAGCCGCCGCGACCAGCGCACTCGACGCGCTCGACACCGTCGTCGACGGGTTCCGCAGCCAGCTCACCGAGACCGGTTTCCGGGCCGGCTGCCCGGTGGCCGCGGTCGCCGTAGAGGCCGACAATCCGCCGGTCGTCGAACGGGCGGCAGCGGCATTCGTCCGCTGGACCGGGCTGATCGAGCAACTGCTGCGCAGCGACGGCGCCACCGCGGACCGGGCTGCCGAACTCGCGATGCTGACCACCACCGCGATCGAGGGCGCCGTCCTGGTCGCCCGCACGACCGGTGACACCGGCGCACTCGACATGGTCCACCGGCAGTTGCGCGCCCTCGTGACCGCCGCCACCGGCGAAGGGAAATCCGGAAATGCCTGA
- a CDS encoding cytochrome P450: MPTPDLPAGFDFTDPDIYAERLPVDELAQMRKVAPIWWNEQPDGAGGFNDGGFWVVTKHKDVKEVSRRSDVFSSLEKTALPRYKDGTVQAQIDSGKFVLLNMDAPHHTHLRKIVSRAFTPRAVEQLRADLADRAREIAAAALAEGRGDFVEQVSCELPLQAIAGLMGVPQEDRMKLFHWSNQMVGDQDPEFANNDAISASVELITYGMQMAAEKSANPTDDLVTKLVQADVEGHKLSDDEFGFFVILLAVAGNETTRNSITQGMMAFTDFPDQWELFKRERPGTAADEIVRWATPVTSFQRTALQDTELGGVPIKKGQRVVMFYRSANFDEEVFEDPFAFNILRDPNPHVGFGGTGAHYCIGANLARMTIDLMFNAIADAMPDLTPLEKPERLRSGWLNGIKHWQVDYAGATRQPVAH, translated from the coding sequence ATGCCGACACCCGACCTGCCCGCCGGATTCGACTTCACCGATCCGGACATCTACGCCGAACGACTACCGGTCGACGAGCTGGCACAGATGCGCAAAGTCGCCCCCATCTGGTGGAACGAGCAACCCGATGGCGCCGGCGGATTCAACGACGGCGGCTTCTGGGTGGTGACCAAGCACAAGGACGTCAAGGAGGTGTCGCGGCGCAGCGACGTGTTCTCCAGTCTGGAGAAGACAGCCCTGCCCCGTTACAAGGACGGCACCGTCCAGGCCCAGATCGACTCCGGCAAGTTCGTGCTGCTGAACATGGATGCACCGCATCACACCCACCTGCGCAAGATCGTCTCGCGGGCGTTCACGCCGCGGGCCGTCGAGCAGCTGCGCGCCGATTTGGCCGACCGGGCGCGTGAGATCGCCGCGGCCGCGCTCGCGGAGGGCCGCGGCGACTTCGTCGAGCAGGTGTCCTGCGAGCTCCCCCTGCAGGCCATCGCCGGCCTGATGGGTGTGCCGCAGGAGGACCGGATGAAACTCTTCCACTGGTCCAATCAGATGGTCGGTGACCAGGATCCCGAGTTCGCGAACAATGACGCGATCAGCGCGTCGGTCGAACTCATCACCTACGGCATGCAGATGGCGGCCGAGAAGTCGGCCAACCCCACCGATGATCTGGTCACCAAACTGGTGCAGGCAGATGTGGAGGGACACAAGCTATCCGACGACGAGTTCGGGTTCTTCGTCATCCTGCTGGCGGTGGCCGGCAATGAGACCACCCGTAATTCGATCACCCAGGGGATGATGGCGTTCACCGACTTCCCCGATCAGTGGGAGCTGTTCAAGCGGGAGCGCCCGGGCACCGCCGCCGACGAGATCGTCCGGTGGGCGACCCCGGTGACGTCGTTCCAGCGCACCGCCCTGCAGGACACCGAACTGGGCGGGGTTCCCATCAAGAAGGGGCAGCGGGTGGTGATGTTCTACCGCTCGGCCAACTTCGACGAAGAGGTCTTCGAGGATCCGTTCGCGTTCAACATCCTTCGCGATCCCAACCCGCATGTCGGCTTCGGGGGCACCGGCGCGCACTACTGCATCGGCGCGAACCTGGCCCGGATGACCATTGACCTGATGTTCAACGCGATCGCCGATGCCATGCCCGATCTGACCCCGCTGGAGAAGCCCGAGCGGCTGCGCTCGGGCTGGCTCAACGGAATCAAGCACTGGCAGGTCGACTATGCCGGTGCGACCAGGCAGCCTGTCGCGCACTGA